The Candidatus Hydrogenedentota bacterium genome contains a region encoding:
- a CDS encoding serine kinase, which yields MLKLSAIAQELALENLTWELSLSETPDMCWAYVSDLLSDVMNHARCGGVLVTVQVHLNVVAVAVHANLTAVIFVNGRKPDEATRARAVQEKIVLLSSRESAFDVAGKLYALGLRGNSPCA from the coding sequence GTGTTGAAACTGTCTGCTATTGCTCAAGAACTGGCGCTTGAGAATCTCACTTGGGAGCTTAGTCTCTCTGAAACTCCCGATATGTGTTGGGCATACGTATCTGACTTGTTGAGTGACGTGATGAATCATGCTCGCTGCGGCGGAGTCCTTGTCACGGTGCAGGTTCATTTAAATGTGGTAGCTGTTGCGGTGCACGCGAATTTGACGGCAGTGATTTTTGTGAATGGGCGGAAACCCGATGAAGCGACCCGCGCACGGGCGGTGCAAGAAAAGATCGTCCTCCTTTCATCGCGGGAAAGTGCCTTTGATGTTGCGGGAAAGTTGTACGCCCTTGGTCTGCGGGGCAACTC